The Mesoaciditoga lauensis cd-1655R = DSM 25116 DNA window TTGAAATGCTTTGTGACATTGACGCACAAGTATGAACTAAGCACTTAAAAAAATCACAGGCACATTTTTTACTTTTACTCAAACCAAGGGGCTTTTAAATCGAAAGTTCTCCTGGAACTTTCGGGAACAGCCTGGCTTCATCTACATGTGGTAAGTTGCAAACAAAACGTGTGAGCCTTTCTATACCTATTCCACAACCTGCGGAAGGAGGAATGCCTTTTTTGACTTCTTCAAGGTACCATCTCATCGATTGAAAATCATTCCCTTTATATTCCATACGCTTTACGATGCGATCGTATTCGTATTCTCTTTCTCCTCCAGAAGAAGCTTCGTTGAATCCATACGGATACATGAGATCCATGTCACGCAAGGTTTTTCCGTTTTCATCTAACTTGTCGTAAAATTCCCTCTCATCAATTGGAATATCTATAAGCCAAAACGGTTCTGTGGCCTTTTCGGACAAGATCCTTTCGAAATCTTCACCGTATTCTTCCAAAGCTTCAAGATATTTTACCTTTTTGAAAGGAACTTTTGGAATTGAAAAGTGAGGGTT harbors:
- a CDS encoding asparagine synthetase A, giving the protein MSEVKSVEKSLKAKREVLEISSELMFLMGKFLRERGFIEILPVIISPITDPLNHSVFDATIDYYDGKYSLTKSMIFHKQLAMRVHPKIFSFSPNIRLETEEKKDSGRHLIEFTQLDLEMREATREDVMALVEEMLVYTFEELGRKFGDFIMKMNPHFSIPKVPFKKVKYLEALEEYGEDFERILSEKATEPFWLIDIPIDEREFYDKLDENGKTLRDMDLMYPYGFNEASSGGEREYEYDRIVKRMEYKGNDFQSMRWYLEEVKKGIPPSAGCGIGIERLTRFVCNLPHVDEARLFPKVPGELSI